The nucleotide sequence AAATGCCATTGGGTTTCCCTTTTTGGTCCGATGCATTTTCGGGCCGCGTTCGTGGGAAGCACTCCTGGTGGGGAAGGCGCCGCGATAATGGCGGCGTCCACAACCGTGCCGCCACGCATGCTTCTGCCGCACTTTTCAAGTCCGTTTTTGATTGTATCAAAGTAGAGTTTGCCGATTCCGTTTTTCTCAAGCGGGCGGCGGAAATGCAGAAGCGTTGTTGCGTCTGGAACCTGTTTTTCCGGAAAGTTGCTGCCCATGAACTTGCGCCTGGCATAACTGTCATAAATAGCATCTTCCAATCCAAAAACAAGATATTTGAATCCGTAAGTTACGAACGCCAGGCGAAGCCTGAAACGCCTTGCTTGGCGTCGGAATCATCACGGATAAGTTCCCTCTACCAGGCTATGCCCTGGAGGTCGCCGCTCATCCCGTGGAAGAGTGACAAGCATACTCCTTAAATGACAGGCTTACCCCTGTACCAGTCTCCATAAGCTGTCGTAGCTATCCACCACATCGTACTTGACATTTTCGCCGCTGATGGCGCGGAAATGCTCGCGGGCGCAGTGGGCTTTGGCTTCCTCGATTTTGCGAAGTTCCATAGAGGACATATCGCCCTTCGTTTCAGCAACAAAGAAAATGTGCTTTACCTTGCCCTCGTAGAAGGCAATCGCCCAATCGGGGTTGTACTTTCCAACGGGGGTGCTGATATAAAAGCCTTTTGGCAGCTTCACATAGACCTCGACCTCCTGGCTGTGGGCTTCAAGCTCGGTAGCAAAGTCCCGCTCGTTGGTAGAGTCATAGATAACATAGTCGTACAGATTCCGCTTGGTTTCCATAGCGTTTACACCCAGGGCACCCTTTTTCAGGTCGGGTTCCGTAAAAATATTCGTGTCGAATGTGGAGGTCAGCTTATCGTAAGTGATATGCTCGATCATCGCCGTGGCTTTCTGCTCATTGATGAGGTTGGCGGCGCGGATGATAAACTCTTCGGGGTTGTCGGCAAACTGGTCAAACACCGCTTTTTCGATGCCGGCCAGAATGGCAGCCACGGCTTTCCGGGTCAAACCTGTTTCAGCTACAATTTTTCCG is from Negativicutes bacterium and encodes:
- a CDS encoding transposase — encoded protein: MEDAIYDSYARRKFMGSNFPEKQVPDATTLLHFRRPLEKNGIGKLYFDTIKNGLEKCGRSMRGGTVVDAAIIAAPSPPGVLPTNAARKCIGPKRETQWHFGVKRHAGADEGPGYTHTFTAAAANTRDIDQPAELIREDDTAVYRDAAYLGLNKREEVGNNFNKPAIEYRINLRPEKVNALADGPAKD